ggaaggtaaaaccacccccagactcaggaaggtaaaaccacccccagactcaggaagataaaaccaccctcaggaaggtaaaaccacccccagactcaggaagataaaaccaccctcaggaaggtaaaaccacccccagactcaggaaggtaaaaccacccccagactcaggaaggtaaaaccacccccagactcaggaaggtaaaaccacctccagactcaggaaggtaaaaccacctccagactcaggaaggtaaaaccacctccagactcaggaaggtaaaaccacccccagactcaggaaggtaaaaccacccccagactcaggaaggtaaaaccacccccagactcaggaaggtaaaaccacccccagactcaggaaggtaaaaccacccccagactcaggaaggtaaaaccacccccagactcaggaaggtaaaaccacccccagactcaggaaggtaaaaccacccccagactcaggaaggtaaaaccacctccagactcaggaaggtaaaaccacccccagactcaggaaggtaaaaccacccccagactcaggaagataaaaccacccccagactcaggaagataaaaccaccctcaggaaggtaaaaccaccctcaggaaggtaaaaccacccccagactcaggaaggtaaaaccacccccagactcaggaaggtaaaaccacccccagactcaggaaggtaaaaccacccccagactcaggaaggtaaaaccacctccagactcaggaaggtaaaaccacctccagactcaggaaggtaaaaccacctccagactcaggaaggtaaaaccacctccagactcaggaaggtaaaaccacctccagactcaggaaggtaaaaccacctccagactcaggaaggtaaaaccacccccagactcaggaaggtaaaaccacccccagactcaggaaggtaaaaccacctccagactcaggaaggtaaaaccacccccagactcaggaaggtaaaaccacccccagactcaggaaggtaaaaccacccccagactcaggaaggtaaaactacccccagactcaggaaggtaaaaccacccccagactcaggaaggtaaaaccacccccagactcaggaaggtaaaaccacctccagactcaggaaggtaaaaccacccccagactcaggaaggtaaaaccacccccagactcaggaaggtaaaaccacccccagactcaggaaggtaaaaccacccccagactcaggaaggtaaaaccacctccagactcaggaaggtaaaaccaccaccagactcaggaaggtaaaaccaccctcagacgcaggaaggtaaaaccaccctcagacgcAGGAagataaaaccaccctcagactcaggaaggtaaaaccaccctcagactcaggaagataaaaccaccctcagactcaggaaggtaaaaccaccctcaggaaggtaaaaccaccctcagactcaggaaggtaaaaccaccctcagactcaggaaggtaaaaccacccccagactcaggaaggtaaaaccacccccagactcaggaaggtaaaaccacccccagactcaggaaggtaaaaccacccccagactcaggaaggtaaaaccacccccagactcaggaaggtaaaaccaccttcaggaaggtaaaaccacccccagactcaggaaggtaaaaccaccctcagactcaggaagataaaaccaccctcagactcaggaaggtaaaaccacctccagactcaggaaggtaaaaccacctccaaactcaggaaggtaaaaccacccccagactcaggaagataaaaccaccctcagactcaggaaggtaaaaccaccatcaggaaggtaaaaccacccccagactcaggaaggtaaaaccacccccagactcaggaaggtaaaaccacccccagactcaggaagataaaaccaccctcagactcaggaaggtaaaaccacccccagactcaggaaggtaaaaccacccccagactcaggaaggtaaaaccacccccagactcaggaaggtaaaaccacccccagactcaggaaggtaaaaccacccccagactcaggaaggtaaaaccacctccagactcaggaaggtaaaaccacctccagactcaggaaggtaaaaccacctccagactcaggaaggtaaaaccacccccagactcaggaaggtaaaaccacctccagactcaggaaggtaaaaccacctccagactcaggaaggtaaaaccaccttcagactcaggaaggtaaaaccaccctcagactcaggaaggtaaaaccaccctcagactcaggaaggtaaaaccaccctcagactcaggaaggtaaaaccagaCTCAGGAagataaaaccaccctcagactcaggaaggtaaaaccacccccagactcaggaaggtaaaaccacccccagactcaggaaggtaaaaccacccccagactcaggaaggtaaaaccacctccagactcaggaaggtaaaaccacctccagactcaggaaggtaaaaccacctccagactcaggaaggtaaaaccacccccagactcaggaaggtaaaaccacccccagactcaggaaggtaaaaccacccccagactcaggaaggtaaaaccacccccagactcaggaaggtaaaaccacccccagactcaggaaggtaaaaccacccccagactcaggaaggtaaaaccacccccagactcaggaaggtaaaaccacccccagactcaggaaggtaaaaccacctccagactcaggaaggtaaaaccacccccagactcaggaaggtaaaaccacccccagactcaggaagataaaaccacccccagactcaggaagataaaaccaccctcaggaaggtaaaaccaccctcaggaaggtaaaaccacccccagactcaggaaggtaaaaccacccccagactcaggaaggtaaaaccacccccagactcaggaaggtaaaaccacccccagactcaggaaggtaaaaccacctccagactcaggaaggtaaaaccacctccagactcaggaaggtaaaaccacctccagactcaggaaggtaaaaccacctccagactcaggaaggtaaaaccacctccagactcaggaaggtaaaaccacctccagactcaggaaggtaaaaccacccccagactcaggaaggtaaaaccacccccagactcaggaaggtaaaaccacctccagactcaggaaggtaaaaccacccccagactcaggaaggtaaaaccacccccagactcaggaaggtaaaaccacccccagactcaggaaggtaaaactacccccagactcaggaaggtaaaaccacccccagactcaggaaggtaaaaccacccccagactcaggaaggtaaaaccacctccagactcaggaaggtaaaaccacccccagactcaggaaggtaaaaccacccccagactcaggaaggtaaaaccacccccagactcaggaaggtaaaaccacccccagactcaggaaggtaaaaccacctccagactcaggaaggtaaaaccaccaccagactcaggaaggtaaaaccaccctcagacgcaggaaggtaaaaccaccctcagacgcAGGAagataaaaccaccctcagactcaggaaggtaaaaccaccctcagactcaggaaggtaaaaccaccctcagactcaggaagataaaaccaccctcagactcaggaaggtaaaaccaccctcaggaaggtaaaaccaccctcagactcaggaaggtaaaaccaccctcagactcaggaaggtaaaaccacccccagactcaggaaggtaaaaccacccccagactcaggaaggtaaaaccacccccagactcaggaaggtaaaaccacccccagactcaggaaggtaaaaccacccccagactcaggaaggtaaaaccaccttcaggaaggtaaaaccacccccagactcaggaaggtaaaaccaccctcagactcaggaagataaaaccaccctcagactcaggaaggtaaaaccacctccagactcaggaaggtaaaaccacctccaaactcaggaaggtaaaaccacccccagactcaggaagataaaaccaccctcagactcaggaaggtaaaaccaccatcaggaaggtaaaaccacccccagactcaggaaggtaaaaccacccccagactcaggaaggtaaaaccacccccagactcaggaagataaaaccaccctcagactcaggaaggtaaaaccacccccagactcaggaaggtaaaaccacccccagactcaggaaggtaaaaccacccccagactcaggaaggtaaaaccacccccagactcaggaaggtaaaaccacccccagactcaggaaggtaaaaccacctccagactcaggaaggtaaaaccacctccagactcaggaaggtaaaaccacccccagactcaggaaggtaaaaccacctccagactcaggaaggtaaaaccacctccagactcaggaaggtaaaaccaccttcagactcaggaaggtaaaaccaccctcagactcaggaaggtaaaaccaccctcagactcaggaaggtaaaaccaccctcagactcaggaaggtaaaaccagaCTCAGGAagataaaaccaccctcagactcaggaaggtaaaaccacccccagactcaggaaggtaaaaccacccccagactcaggaaggtaaaaccacccccagactcaggaaggtaaaaccaccttcagactcaggaaggtaaaaccaccttcaggaaggtaaaaccaccttcaggaaggtaaaaccacctccagactcaggaaggtaaaaccaccttcaggaaggtaaaaccacctccagactcaggaaggtaaaaccacctccagactcaggaaggtaaaaccaccttcagactcaggaaggtaaaaccaccctcagactcaggaaggtaaaaccaccctcagactcaggaaggtaaaaccagaCTCAGGAagataaaaccaccctcagactcaggaaggtaaaaccacccccagactcaggaaggtaaaaccacccccagactcaggaaggtaaaaccaccttcagactcaggaaggtaaaaccaccttcagactcaggaaggtaaaaccaccttcagactcaggaaggtaaaaccaccttcagactcaggaaggtaaaaccaccctcagactcaggaaggtaaaaccaccctcagactcaggaaggtaaaaccaccctcagactcaggaaggtaaaaccagaCTCAGGAagataaaaccaccctcagactcaggaaggtaaaaccacccccagactcaggaaggtaaaaccacctcCAGACTCAGGAAGATaaaccacccccagactcaggaagataaaccacccccagactcaggaaggtaaaaccacccccagactcaggaaggtaaaaccacctccagactcaggaaggtaaaaccacccccagactcaggaaggtaaaaccacctccagactcaggaaggtaaaaccaccttcaggaaggtaaaaccacctccagactcaggaaggtaaaaccaccttcaggaaggtaaaaccacccccagactcaggaaggtaaaaccaccctcagactcaggaaggtaaaaccacccccagactcaggaaggtaaaaccacccccagactcaggaaggtaaaaccacctccagactcaggaaggtaaaaccacccccagactcaggaaggtaaaaccacccccagactcaggaaggtaaaaccacctccagactcaggaaggtaaaaccacccccagactcaggaaggtaaaaccacccccaactcaggaaggtaaaaccacccccagactcaggaagttaaaaccaccctcagactcaggaaggtaaaaccacccccagactcaggaaggtaaaaccacccccagactcaggaaggtaaaaccacccccagacgcaggaaggtaaaaccacccccagactcaggaaggtaaaaccaccctcagactcaggaagataaaccaccctcagactcaggaagataaaccaccctcagactcaggaagataAACCACCCTCAGACACAGGAAGATGGAAACTATTTTATTCTATTTTCTCATATACAGACTTATGACCAATCACATGTGGCTCTAACCCCACTCCCCCACTGACCAATCATGTGGCTCTAACCCCACTCCCCCACTGACCAATCATGTGGCTCTAACCCCACTCCCCCACTGACCAATCATGTGGCTCTAACCCCACTCCCCCACTGACCAATCATGTGGCTGTATCGTGATCATATACAGACTTATGACCCAGTATACTTTTCCAAATATGGGTAATTGGTATTAcggaaaataaatacaaaaccttTAGGAGCCATGCCATTTTGAAGAGGTTTCTTCTACCTCTTGTAAgatttacaggcagattattccATTGAATTAGATCTGCTTTCATATAGTTGAGTAATGATATAAAGGCATCTTTCtatatttgttgtttgttgtcaCTCATTAAGCATCCTAAGTATTTGATATGTTTCTTTTTCCTATTGCCATTCATTATTTTTCCCCAGACAATCTCTTTGTCCTAATGTTCtttccagtaaccgaaaggtttgctggatcgaatctacgagctgacaaggtaaaaatctgtcgttctgcccatgaacaaggcagttaacccaccgatCCCCGGGCGCAGAcaacgtggatgtcgattaaggcagccccccagcacctctctgattcacaggggttgggttaaatgcgggagACACATTTCAGTGGAATGCATTCAGTTGGAACACTacctaggtatccccctttccctttctttcagtttCTGTCCTGTTTTCTTCCTTTGTGGACTTTGTCTACATGCCTCAGAAGATTTGTCTTCTGAGTGAATCCTTTACCACAGAAGGAGCAGCcatgttgtttctctcctgtgtgaatcagTTTGTGCCTCCTTAGATCCCCTTTCTGATTGAAGCTCctcccacagtcaccacagctaaaAGGTTTTTCGCCTGTGTGAGTCAGTTTATGCATGGATAGATGTTCCTTCcgattgaagctcttcccacagtcaccacagctaaatggtttctctcctgtgtgagtcagttTATGCATGGTTAGGTGCCCCTTCCGattgaagcttttcccacagtcaccacagctaaatggtttctctcctgtgtgagtcagaTTGTGCATGGTTAGGTGCCCCTTCCGattgaagcttttcccacagtcaccacagctaaatggtttctctcccGTGTGAGTCAGTTTGTGTATGGTTAGGTGACCTTTCCGATTGAAGCTTTTCCCACAATCAacacagctaaatggtttctctcctgtgtgagtcagttTATGTTCAGTTAGGCTCATCTTCCGATTGAAtcttttcccacagtcaccacagctaaatgatttctctcctgtgtgaatcctCATGTGATTGGACAGAGCTCCTTTGTGTTTGAAGGTCATTCCACAAACAGGGCAGGTGCAGGGTTTCCCACTGTGACAGAGTCGGACATGGGCCTTCAGTTGACAGGTAGAGTTGTAGCTTTTTTTGCAAAAGCTGCATTCGCTGAGTCTCTTCTTGGTGAGAGTCACATGTCTCTGCAGGTCAGCTTTCAGAGCAAACGCTTCACCACAGTCACGGCAGTGGTACGTTGTTCTAGACATGGTGCTGGGTTTGGAACAATGTTCCCCCATTGGTGGGTTTTGATCCAATGGTGGGCTGGGATCCAATGGTGGGCTGATGTCAAGTCCTACTGTGTAGCTGCTTACGGCTGAGCTGTGGCTGGAGGCATTGTTTTGATTATCTGTAGAGTCACAGGGAATGTTGAGACCCTTAATGTGGGTGACAGTGACAAAAGGTTTGAGATCCACTGTTTCAGAgtcactctctctgttctccacagTCTTGGTTTGGTCCTCCTGATCACATTCACTTTTCACACAGGAAGGAGTGAATATGAACTTCATGATATCAGGCTCCAGACCttgaagctgctcttcctcctgactggtccTGACTTCCTCCTGTTCATCTTTAATCTGTGTGGTCTCTGGGTCCTTCTGCCCCAGACTGGGGCTCCACTCCTGCTCACAGTGCTGCTGCTCAGGGGGAACCTCCTCTTCAGAGACAGAGAGCTGCAGGGAttctggagggaaggagaggaggagcagaggttacctagctatacagcctggatacaGAGGTTACCCAgctatacagcctggatacaGAGGTTACCCAgctatacagcctggatacaGCCTTGACAATAGGGCTAGGCGATATATAGGGGGGAAAAAATGTTTTAGCGTGATATGGAAAATGCCTGTATCGCAAGAATGTAGATATTACttttaggccatatcgcccagccctacttgATACCCTGCAGCCGTTAGGACTGAATGAGGATTTATCGGattgtgaggtccctggtaaAAACCTCAGAGTTCCAACACCCTAGGTCTGGAAAAAAGGTAGTGTTAAAGATGTTAAATAACATCTCccttaacgtcaacaaaacgaagctgatcgtggacttcaggagacagcagagggagcacgccccaatccacatcgacgggaccacagtggaaaaggtggaaagcttcaagttcctcggcgtacacatcactgacaatctgaaatggtccacccacacagacagtgtggtgaagaaggcgcaacggggggcttggcccctaagaccctcagaaACTTTGACAGATGCACAACCgatagcatcctgtcgggctgtatcaccgcttggtacggtAACGGCACCGCCCGCAACTGCAGggatctctagagggtagtgaggtctgcacaacgcatcaccgggggcaaactacctgccctccaggacacctacaccacccgatgtcacaggaaggccataaagatcatcaaggacaccaACCTCTCGAGCCACTGAtagttcaccccgctatcatccagaaggcgaggtcagtacaggtgcatcaaagctgggaccgagagactaaaaaacagcttctatctcaaggccatcagactgttaaacagccatcacttcCCAGCATCAACctgaattatttaaaaaatatttataaataACGTCCCTTTGTCAGGTCCCtgactttcaaagataattcgtaaaaatccaaataacttcacagatcttcaatgtaaagggtttaaacactgtttcccatgcttgttcaatgaaccataaacaattaatgaacatgcacctgtggaacggtcgttaagacactaacagcttacagacggtaggcaattaaggtcacagttatgaaaatttatgacactaaagaggcctttctactgactctgaaaaacaccaaaagaaagatgtcctgggtccctgctcatctgcgtgaacgtgccataggcatgctgcaaggaggcatgaggactgcagatgtggccagggcaataaattgcaatgttcatactgtgagatgcctaagacagcgctacagggagacaggacggacaagtGATAGTTCTCGCagtgacagaccacgtgtaacaacacctgcacaggattggtacatccgaaaatcacacctgcgggacaggtacaggatggcaacaacaactgcccgagttacatcaggaacgcacaattcctccatcagtgctcaacactgacgagtcgcggttttgtctcaccaggggtgatggtcggattcgcgtttatctgtcgaaggaatgagctttacaccaaggcctgtattctggagcgggatcgatttggaggtgtagggtccatcatggtctggggcggtgtgtcacagcatcatcggactgagcttgttgtcattgcaggcaatctcaatgctgtgcgttacagggaagacatcctcctccctcatgtggtacccttcctgcaggctcatcctgacatgaccctccagcatgacaatgtcaccagccatactgcttgttctgtgagtgatttcctgcaagacaggaatgtcagtgttctgccatggccagcgaatagcccggatctcaatcccattgagcacgtctgggacctgttggatcggagggtgagggctagggccattccccccagaaatgtccgggaacttgcaggtgccttggtagaagagtggggtaacatcccacagcaagaactggcaaatctggtgcagtccatgaggaggagatgcactgcagtacttaatgcagctggtggccacaccagatactgactgttacttttgattttgatcccatctttgttcagggacacattattccatttctgtggaacttgttcagtttatgtctcagttgttgaatcttatcttcatacaaatatttacacacgttaagtttgctgaaaataaacgcagttgacagtgagaggacatttctttttttttgctgagtttataattaACTagtaaagtcagttaagaacacattcttattgccaatgacagcctacccaggCGACGCTGagccaatgacagcctacccaggCGACGCTGGTCCATTGACAGCCTAcccaggcgacgctgggccaatgacagcctacccaggcgacgctgggccaatgacagcctacccaggcgacgctgggccaatgacagcctacccaggcgacgctgggccaatgacagcctacccaggAGACGCTGtgccaatgacagcctacccaggcgacgctgggccaatgacagcctacccaggcgacgctgggccaatgacagcctacccaggcgacgctgggccaatgacagcctacccaggcgacgctgggccaatgacagcctacccaggcgacgccctataggactccctatcacggccggatgtgatgcagcctggattcaaaaccaggtactgcagtgacgcctcttgcactgaaatgcactgagatgcagtgtctaggaccactgcgccactcgggagttactcaaccctgcaccttagagaatGCTGCCctttatacatagacatggaatcactggtcactttaataatgtttacatactgctttactcaaatgtctacactattctactgtattttagtcaatgccactccaacaatgctcatcctaatattgatatatttcttaattccattcttctactttttagatttgtgtcttgttgtgaattgttagatactattgCACAGTTGGAgcaaggaacacaagcatttcactacactcgcaataacatctgctaaatatgtgtatgtgaccaataacatttgatttgaagtacagagatccttgatgaaaatctgctccagagcgctcaggacctcagaaagGGTGCAAAGGTTTTAACAGGActatgaccctaagcacacagccaagacaacgcaggagttgcttcgggacaagtctctgaatgtccttgagtggcccaaccagagcccgggcTTCAACCCGATCgaagagagacctgaaaatagctgtgcagagactctccccatccaacctgacagagattgagaggatctacagagaagaatgggagaaactccccaaatacaggtgtgccaagcttgtagcgtcatacccaagaagactggaggctgtaatcgctgccaaaggtgcttcaacaaagtactcagtaaagggtctgaataattatgtaaatagaatatgaaaaaaaatatatctaaaaacatgttttttctttgtcattataggctattgtgatgtcattagtaAATTCTAGAACCTATTTTCATACATTCAAATAACTTCCTGGTTTTTGTGACACAGACATGTTTGTAACCATGTACAGCTAGCTGTCAGTACGTCTACATACTAACCTATTCTACATAGTGTACAGTAAAAGTGAATAAAAACATTTTCATTGAGTACAACTATAGCTAACTATCAGTAGATCTACATACGAacctattctacatagtttaatCTCCGGTGTGATCCGCAGAAGTCTCCGTAGCCGATCATTCTCCTCCTGGTACTCTGCTACCGCTTTCGCAAATTCCCTGGAAATCTCCACAGCAGCAAACGCCGTTAAACGCTCATTTAAAAACTCTCGAAACGACTGTAGTTTAGATGTTTTCAGTGGACTGAGAGTTGGGTGTTCAGCTAGTACGGCTTCTTGACATGGGTCCTCCTGATCACATTCACTTTTCACACAGGACGGACTAAATATGAACTCTATGACATCAGGCTCCACCCCttgaagctgctcttcctc
Above is a genomic segment from Salvelinus fontinalis isolate EN_2023a chromosome 36, ASM2944872v1, whole genome shotgun sequence containing:
- the LOC129835757 gene encoding zinc finger protein 79-like, producing MSKLQMLCVFLNERLTAAALEIFGEVEKTVVEYQEENDRLRRLLRRTPEIQQCRIVPPESLQLSVSEEEVPPEQQHCEQEWSPSLGQEDPETTQIKEEQEEVRTSQEEEQLQGVEPDVIEFIFSPSCVKSECDQEDPCQEAVLAEHPTLSPLKTSKLQSFREFLNERLTAFAAVEISREFAKAVAEYQEENDRLRRLLRITPEIKLCRIESLQLSVSEEEVPPEQQHCEQEWSPSLGQKDPETTQIKDEQEEVRTSQEEEQLQGLEPDIMKFIFTPSCVKSECDQEDQTKTVENRESDSETVDLKPFVTVTHIKGLNIPCDSTDNQNNASSHSSAVSSYTVGLDISPPLDPSPPLDQNPPMGEHCSKPSTMSRTTYHCRDCGEAFALKADLQRHVTLTKKRLSECSFCKKSYNSTCQLKAHVRLCHSGKPCTCPVCGMTFKHKGALSNHMRIHTGEKSFSCGDCGKRFNRKMSLTEHKLTHTGEKPFSCVDCGKSFNRKGHLTIHKLTHTGEKPFSCGDCGKSFNRKGHLTMHNLTHTGEKPFSCGDCGKSFNRKGHLTMHKLTHTGEKPFSCGDCGKSFNRKEHLSMHKLTHTGEKPFSCGDCGRSFNQKGDLRRHKLIHTGEKQHGCSFCGKGFTQKTNLLRHVDKVHKGRKQDRN